The bacterium DNA window CTCATCTTCAACTCTTGTCTTTCCATATTTAAGTCCTATCACCATAAACGCGCCGGTTACCGCTCCACAGATTTCACCCATGCGACCCATTCCACCTCCGAAAGCTCCAGAAACCTTTAAAGCCATTTCACGATTTAGACCAAAATCTACTCCGTAAGTTGAGAGCAATGCTTGGGAACAACTGAACCCTTCTTTAAAGCAAGAAACCGTGCTTTCAACCTTATCCATCTTTCGAACCTCTAATTTTTTAAGTGGGTGTCGTCTAACGGTTTGCGGATAAAAGAAGTTTGCCGATAGGCGAATTTGGGGAAATCTCTGATTCCTTTTTATCCGCTGTTAGGCGAAGTCTCGATCAATTTACCACAATTTATTATCTCGTTCATTTTATCCCCTAAAGCCAGTTTTTGTTTTACATGACAAACATGACATTAAAACCTATTTTTTGTCATTATTGTCATTTCCCGCTTTAAATAATCTTATATAAGCTCGAAACATCTTATCTGTAACCTCATACTTCCCCCTTTCTACTTTACTTAATAACTTTTTACTCACCAATCGTTGGAGGTATTTACCAATATTACCAGAGCTGATTCTACTGCCTGTTTCTGAAAGAAGTTGAGTTATTTCCTGTTTCGTCAAGGGTGTTTCTTGAAAGGAAAAGACTTTAAGCACCTCTGCCTCTCCTTTACTTGCTTCATTAAACCAGTGGTCAAATATCGCTGTTCCTAAATCCACTAAAGTATTCTGTAATGCCTTCTCCCAAACTGCTAAATCAACTTTATCTACTATCTGAGTCTCATATAGATTTCTGCATAATACCTGCATTTCAAAAGGATGACCATGAGTATAAAGATATACCTTCTCAACTACCTCTGGTGAAAAAGTAACACCTGTATTCTCAAGGGTCTTTTCTACTGTATAAACTAACTCTTCCTTTGATAGAGGAGGAAGGTCTATCTTAGAAAGAAAATATCTACCTATAGGGTGATGTCTCTTTAAGCTAATAAATTCATTCCACTTCTCAGGAAGACAGGTAATTACAAATAATATCTTTGTCCTTTTAACAATGGTTTCATTGCTTAAAACTTGTTTAATAGTAGTTAAAATCCCTGAGATAGGCTCAAAGTAATGGGCATCATCCAACATTACTACCATTAATTTCCCTTTATTTTTCTTTATATCTTCCCACAGACTCAAAAGCGTATCATAGAGAAGTCCTTGAGGCTGTAATTTCAATTTAGATAACTCTCGACTATAT harbors:
- a CDS encoding C-GCAxxG-C-C family protein, translated to MDKVESTVSCFKEGFSCSQALLSTYGVDFGLNREMALKVSGAFGGGMGRMGEICGAVTGAFMVIGLKYGKTRVEDEQTKEKTYSLVREFVDKFKSRNRSIACRELLGCEISTPEGMKIAKEKNLIATLCPKFVQDASEIIEQILK